CCCGCCGACGACGGCGTGCTGTTATTGCACATAGACGGAATCGACACCGTGCACCCCGACACACCCGCCGTCGTCTCCGTCACATCATGAAACGCGCTCGGCGTGCTCGCGGCCAGCCGGTACAGCAGCGGATTCACATTGCCCGCCGCAACTCCCGTGGCCGAATTCATCAGCGCCACGATGCCCGCCATCCCTGGCGCCGCCGCGCTCGTTCCGCCAAACACCTCAAACTCATTCTTCGAGCAATCGCCACCCGCATACGCCAGGCACGCGAGATACCCGTCGTGCGTCGCCGAGCTCAGCGCCACATCCGGCACATCGCGCATTCCATCCGCCGGCACTCCCGCGCCCGTCTGCCAGCTTGGCTTCGCAATGTACGCGCTCGCGCCTCCGCCCGTCGCCGCGGCCACATACGTCAGCTGGTTGGTGGACCCCGCCTGCGTTGGCTCGTTCCACGCGCCCTCCGGGATATAGCTGACCGCCGAGCTCTCGCCACTCCCGTTCTGCGCGCTCCAATAGTTGCTCGCGTCGCTCGTATCCGCAAACTCCGTCCCACCCACACACGTCGCATAGCTGCTCGAGCAGATGTAGTTAATGCTCGCCGTCTGCGTCACCGGCAGCTTGCTCGAGTTGCCATCGCACCCCGCCGCGCCCGAGTCCCCACTCGACACCATCACGCTGATCCCCTCAGCCGCCGCCGCCGAGAACAGCGTGTTCCACACACTCACGCCCTGCTGTCCCGCATCCGCCTCGCAGTCGCCAAATGAGATGCTCATCACCGGATCCACCAGCGTATTCACCTCATACGCCGCGGCCGTATAAATCCCGCTCACCGTGTTCGAGTCCGCGCTCACCACCAGGTCCACACCCGCGCCCGGAGCCGTTCCCATCACGCGGTCTACATCCAGCGTCGCCTCGTCCTGGTCGCCGCCATTCGTCGTCCCGGGGTCAATCCCGCCCGTCGGGATAATCACATTCGGCTGCGCCGTCGGCAGTCCCGTCAGGCTCTCAAACTGGCTGATGTCCGTCGCTGCCACGCGCGACCGCCCAATGATCGCGACGTGCTGCGCCTTGCCCGCCACCGTCGCGCCCGTATTCCCGCCGCTGTACACCGAGCTCACGTCATAGATCGTCGCGAAATCGTTCGGCGTCAAAAAGTGCTGCCCATTGGTCGCCGTAAGCATCGGCTTCGCCGTCAATCCGCCGCCCGCAACCTGCGCCGTCAACTTGCCCTGCACCGCCGTCGCAATGCTCTGCGGATGCAGCGAGCTCTGGCTCATCCCATGCACTCCTGCAATCACTGCCTGCAGCGCTGCCGGAACGCTCGGCTCCGAAGTCGCCGATAGCCGCGTCTCCGCACCCACCCGATACTCCGCAAAGTTCGTCCGGAAGGCATTGCTCACCGCTGTCACGCTGCCTGTCACATCCAGCAGCACGCCATTCGGCTCCACGCGCGTAACCGTCAGCCCTTCCTGCTGCAGCCAGCTCTCCACCGCCTGCAGGTCCGCCGGAGCCACGCCAAACATGCTGCCCACCTGCGCCGGCGTCAGCCACTGGTGATACAGCGCCGACCCGGGCGTCTGCTGCTCAGCCAGCAGCGTCTCAAACGCCGCCTGCGTCGCAGCATCCCGCTTCAGCACCACTGTCACCTGCAGCGGCGCGCTCACCGGAACGGTCGCCGCGGCAGCATTCTCCGCGCGCACCCACAAAGGCAGGTGCCCGCCAAGCTGCACACGAGTCGTCAGGTCAGGATTTGCAGCAACACGCCGCTCCGGCGTCGCTCGCAGCGCATTCAGCGCGCGTGATGCCGCGCCGGAACCAGACTGCGCAGAGCAGGGAACTGCCAGAGCTGCGGCGGCAAGGGAAAGCACACCGAAGCGCCTGAAGGGGCCGAAGAAAGTGGGTCGCAAGCAGGAGTCTCGTTTTCGGGGGTATGGCAGCGTGGACGGCGCTCCAAAATTTAGACGGTCGTCCCACATAAAGGTTACGCTATGCGACCTTTGGGTAACAAGCCACGTTACTCGTGGGAGGTTGATGGTTACTTTCAGGTGAGAAGCGCCTCCGCCCTCTCCGGTTGCCTCGACCCTTGCCTCGGGTTCCCGCCGACAGTGCCGTGGCGTCCCGTCGCGTTCCTTCGCGCCCTTTGCGTCAAAAAGGTTTTCCCCCAGCTATCCTGATCGTGGAGAGAACCCCCCATGTCCCGTACCGAATCCACCATGGTCCAGCTCGGCACCATCGCCCCTGCCTTCGAGCTCACTAACGTCCTCACCGGCCGCGCCATGTCGCGCGACGACGTCTTCGCCCTCTCCTGGGACGACAACCTCTCCGACGCCGCCAACATCGCCGTCACCGGTGGCCCCGCCAAAAAGCACGGCCTGCTCGTCATGTTCCTCTCCGTCCACTGCCCGTTCGTCAAGCACGTCGAGCAGGAGCTCGCCAACATCGCCCGCGACTACGCCTCCACCATCGCCATCTGCGGCATCATGTCCAACGACGTCGCCACCTACCCCGACGACTCCCCCGACAACATGCGCGCCCAGGCCACCCGCCTCGGCTGGCGCTTCCCCTACCTCTACGACGAAACCCAGGAGGTCGCCCGCAGCTACAACGCCGCCTGCACCCCTGACTTCTTCCTCTTCAATGGCGCCATGGAGCTTGTCTACCGTGGCCAGCTCGACGACTCCCGTCCCCGCCGCTCCGACGGCTTCGGCAACGACACGCCCGTCACCGGCCGCGATCTCCGCGCCGCCCTCGACGCCGTCATCGCCGGCAAGCGCCCCGACCCCTCCAAACAGCGTGCCTCCATCGGCTGCAACATCAAATGGCGCGAAGGCTAAGAAGGCTGAGGAGCGCCCACGAACCGCTTTTCCGGTACCCCGAGGCTTCAGCCTCGGGTCTCATAGCCCCAAAAAATGAAATGGGGCTTTAGCCCCTGGGTATGCCTTTCGCCCTTTATGCCCAACTCCGCTATCCTGAAGTCCGAGAACGATTTTCACTAACCACTAACCACTAACCACTAACCACTAACTACTCGCCTTATGGACCCAGTCCTCGAACAACTCAAAAACGGCGTCCGCCACTTCCGCGCCGAGACCTTCCCGGCCTTCGCCGACGCCGCCAACGAGCCCCAGCGCCCGCACACCCTCTTCATCACCTGCGCCGACTCCCGCATCGACCCCAACGCCCTCACCGCCACTGGCCCGGGCGAGGTCTTCGTCACCCGCAACATCGGCAACATGATTCCCGCCTACGGTGAAATGCTCGGCGGCGTCTCCGCCGTCATCGAGTTCGCCGTCGCCGGCCTCGGCGTCCGCCACGTCGTCATCTGCGGCCACACCGACTGCGGCGCCATGAAGGCCCTGCTCGACCCCTCCAGCACCGCCAAAATGCCCAGCGTCCGCAACTGGCTCAAGAACGCCCAGACCGCCCTCGCCGTCTCCAACACCCTTCACGAACATGAGATCGAGGACCACGCAGAGCGCCCGCTCATCGACATCCTCACCGAGCAGAACGTCCTCCTCCAGATCCAGCACCTCCGCACCCACCCCTCGGTCGCCACGGCCCTCACCCTCGGCAACCTCACCATCTCCGGCTGGATCTACGACGTCACGACCGGCAACGTCCGCATCGCAGAAAACAACGCCCTCACCTTCACCCCCGTCGAGTAGACAGCCACAACTCCGGGTGCCCCATTCATGCGCGGCTTAATCGCGCATGAGTGGGTATCGCGCGTGGTAGCGCGCGAGAAAAGCCCGCCACCACCCCAACCTCCAACACTGAAGGGGCACGGCTTCAGCCGTGCCATCCCCAGCCGAATCGAATTCGGGGCTTCAGCCCCTGAGGGAAACCTCTTACCGCTTCGTCGCGTCCGACCCATGCTGCTTCACCATCTTGTTGTAGATCCCCAGCAGCAGAAACGGCGCCACCCACTGCCCCACAAACAACGACGCATGTTCCTTCCGGAACGCCTGGCACGCCACCGAGGCCCCAATCGCTGCAATCGCCAGCGCCAGGAACGCGCTCGACGGCGCCTTCGAGGTGTACTTCTCAATCGCCGACGTAACCTGATCTTCCTGTGACTCGCCTGCCTGCACCCGATAATCCGTCATCCTCAAATCTCCTGAGGGCCATAAGCCCTTCCTTGAGAGATGCCGTCTTCCCTACCCTTGCCGTGAACCCATTGTTGCCCCTGCCAAAGCCCTGAGTGCACTTTCCCATCCCATCACTACCGGCCGCGGCAACCCGCACCGATCTTTTACGCAAACGATTGAAAACAAAAACGAAAGTTCACGCGCACCCTGATAAAAAGCCGGATCCCCTATGTCAGGGCCAAGTTCCACATTCCAGAGACTTTGCAGACATCCGCTTTAGAATCAAGACTTTGCACATGAAGTCAAAACCTAAGCGCAATGATATGAATACTTTGCACAAAAAGACGGGGGAGGGGGATACCCCGAATTGACATCTGCCCCCATCGCCCTTAGCTTAAGAAGTCGATGAGCCTTCGCCGCCATCATCACGGACACCACCACCACGCGCATCGCGCGACGGCGGCTGTCTGTGAGGCGATCTAAGCCCTTCACAGGATTCGGAACCCAGCCCGCCACCGCGCCTCGCGAGCGGGCTTTTTGCTGCGCGGGCGCCAACTCCCTCACAATCACTTAAGGACAATATGACCAGCACCGCAGCCCAACCCACACTCGACTTCGCCAAGGCCGGCGGCCTCATCGCCGGCATCGTGCAGGACGCAAAGACCGGCGAGGTTCTCATGCTCGGCTTCTTGAACGAGCTCTCCTATCAAAAAACTCTCGAGAGCGGCTTCGTCACCTTCTGGTCGCGCACGCGCAGCAAGCTCTGGATGAAAGGCGAGACCAGCGGCAACCGCCTGCGCGTCGTCTCCGCCTCCACCGACTGCGACAACGACGCTCTGCTCTTCCGCGTCGAGGTCGAGGGCGACGGCCTCGTCTGCCACGAAGGTACCGTAAGCTGCTTCACCAAACCCATCAGCGTGGAGGAGAAGTAATGGCCTCCAACAAGCTCAAGCTCGGCATCCCCAAGGGCAGCCTTCAGGACGCCACCATCGCCCTCTTCGGCCGCGCCGGCTGGAACATCTACGCCTCTGGCCGCAGCTACTTCCCGTCCATCGACGACGCCGAGATCGAGTGCATGCTCGTCCGCGCGCAGGAGATGGCCCGCTACGTCGAGCACGGCGCCCTGGATGCCGGCCTCACCGGCAACGACTGGGTCCTCGAGAACCAGTCCGATGTCGAGCGCGTGTCGTCACTCACGTATTCGAAAGCCAGCCGCACCGCTGTCCGCTGGGTGCTCGCGGTCCCCGAGGACTCACCCTACAACAAGCCCGAAGACCTCGCCGGCAAGACCATCGCCACCGAGCTGGTCGAATTCACCAAACGCTATTTCGCGGCGAAGAATATTCCCGTGAACGTCGAGTTCTCCTGGGGTGCTACCGAGGTCAAGCCGCCCACGCTCGCGGACGCCATCGTTGAGGTGACGGAGACCGGCAGCTCCCTCCGCGCGAATCGCCTGCGCATCATCGAAACCCTCATGGAGTCTGAGACCCAGCTCATCGCCAACAAGAAAGCCTGGGCCGATTCGTGGAAGCGTTCTAAGATTGAGACCCTCGCGCTGATGCTGAATGGTGCGATGGCCGCGCAGAATCAGGTTGGTCTCATGCTCAACGTTGAGAAGAAGAATCTCGACGAGGTGCTCAACGTGCTGCCGGCGCTTAACTCGCCGACTGTCTCGCATCTGCGCGACGAGAACTGGGTTGCCGTGAACACGATCCTCGAGCAGTCCGTGGTTCGCGACGTCATTCCGCGTCTCAAGGCCGCGGGCGCGACCGGCATCGTAGAGTACCCGCTCAGCAAAGTAGTTCTGTAACAGGAGTCGGCACCATGAAGCTCTCTAGCATCATCATCCTCGTGCTCGGCCTGGGGTTCATCAGCTGGCGTATCACGGCGTTTCTGCTGGAGCGCCGGCGTATGAAGAAGATGGACCGCGAAGGTGTTGTTGTTTATGCCACCTTCCTCTCTTCCGAACCCGTCAAGTTCTTTGGTCGCCCTCAAGCCGATGTCGAGAAAGTGACGCTGCGTGTGCAGGAGCCCGGCAGCACCGAGACGCGCGAGGTGGTCATCAAGACCCGCACGCAACCCGGCCAGAACATGAGCCCCGGCATGCGCGTACCTGTCGTTCTCGATCCCAAGAACCCAAAGCGCGTCTATCCCGCATCTGAAGAGGCGGCCAAACGCGCTGTCGCAACCGGCTCGCGGCTGGAGCGCCGCGTGATGCAGCAACAGATGCGCAAGCCTGGCCGCGGCGTTCCTACTCCGCCCTCGGGCTACCAGCCGCCACCCTCCACCATGCGCCCGCGCCGCTAATCAGCAACAAGGAAGCCCATTGAAGATTCTGAAGACATTCGGCGAGAACGCGAAGGCCACGGAGGCTGCCATTCGCCAGCTCGAAGCGCGCGGCGCGACCAACACCGCGAAGGTGGACGCGACCGTGCGCGAGATTCTCGCTGCCGTGCGTGAGCGCGGCGATGCTGCGCTGCGCGAATATGCCACACGCTTCGATAGCCTGCCCGAAGGTCAGCCTCTGCTGGTCTCCAAGCAGGAGATGCAGCGCGCGTGGGAAGCCACTTCAGAAGAGCTGCGCGCTGCGCTGCGTCTCGCGCAGGCGAATATTCGCACCTTCGCCGAACGCCAACTTCCGCACGCGTGGAGCTTTCGTCCGACGGAAGGCATGGAGGTCGGGCAGATTGTTCGCCCACTCGGTTCCGTAGGTTGCTACGTACCCGGCGGACGCTATCCTTTGCCTTCCACGCTGCTGATGACGGTTACGCCCGCGCAGGTCGCAGGCGTCGAGCGCATCGTCGTCTGTTCACCGAAGCCTGCGCAGGAGACGCTCGCCGCTGCCTACCTCTGTGGCATCACCGAGTTTTACCGTGTCGGCGGAGCACAGGCGATCGCGGCCCTCGCGTACGGCACGGACACGATCGCTCCGGTCGACAAGATCGTCGGCCCGGGCAATCTATACGTGACTGCAGCGAAGGCGATCGTTTCGGCAGAGACGGGAATCGACATGCCTGCGGGTCCGACGGAGATCGTCGTCACGAGTGAGGCCGGAGATGCCAATGGCATCGCTGCTGATCTGGTCGCGCAGGCTGAGCACGATCCGGAAGCGCTCGCCATCTTCATTACCTCCAGGCCGGAATTCGCAGAAGAGGTGGTGCTGGAGGCCAAGCGGCTTGCCGAGGACAATCCGATCGCGCATCAGTCTTTGGGCGCCAATGCCGTGGCATTCATTACGGCGAATCCAGAAGAGGCGCATGCGCTGACAAACCGCCTCGCGCCCGAGCACCTGACGATCGACACGGGCGCGGACCTGCGCTGGGTGAAGAACGCGGGCTCCGTGTTCGTGGGCCATCACACACCGCAGTCAATGGGAGACTACGTCTCCGGCCCAAATCACGTGCTGCCGACAGGACGCAACGGGCGCATTCGCGGTGGCCTGAGCGTGCTCGATTTCGTGAAGGTGATTACTGTGCAGCAGTACACGCGCGAAGCTCTGCGCGAAATAGGGCCGCACACCATTGCGCTCGCCGAAGCCGAAGGCCTGAAGGCCCACGCTGAGAGCGTGCGTGTGAGAATGCGTTGATGTCAACGAATAGTGAGTAGTGAAGAGTGAATAAGACAACGACGCTCGTCAGCGAACCCGAGAATGCAACAGCGACCGTGCCACAGCCGCGTGCCCGCGTGCTCGCGATGCCGGAGTATCATCCGCCGCTCGCCGGCCGTAGCGCACTGCGACTGGACTTCAACGAGAACACATTTGCGCCGAGCCCGCGTGTGTTCGCGAAGCTGCAGCAGCTAACTGCAGAAGGACTCACGGTCTATCCGGAGCGCGAACCTGTTGAGCGCATCGTCGCGCAGCATCTTGGCGTTGCATCGAATCAGGTCATTCTTACGAATGGTGTCGATGAAGCGATCCACCTGATGGCGTGCGCGTTTCTCGATGAGGGAGATGAGGCGCTGATCTGCACGCCGACGTTCTTCATGTACGACGTTTCGGTTGGCATGATGACCTCTGGCCTGAAGAAGGTGCAGACGGACGACTCGCTCGAATTTCCGTTCCAGCGATTCCTGGCTGCGATTACACCGCGCACAAAACTCATTATTGTTGCTTCGCCGAACAATCCGACGGGAGCGACGGTCAGCCGCGAACACCTGCTCGCGATTGCGGCTGCGGCACCGCAGGCTGTGGTGATGGTGGACGAAGCGTACTTTCACTTCTTTGGTGACACCGTGCTGCCGGACATCGCGCACTTGCCCAATCTGGTTGTGGCGCGCACGTTTTCAAAGGCCTATGGACTTGCCAGCTTGCGTGTCGGCGCGCTGTTTGCCAACGAACGCCTGATTGGTTTTCTGCGCAAGGTTAGTTCGCCATACAACGTCAACGGCGTCGCGCTGGCGGTGTTGCCGGAAGCGCTGGCTGACGCGGACTATCTCAACTGGTACATCACACAGGTGCATCAGGGACGGGAGCGCGTCTTCGCTACGCTGCGTGAACTCGGAGTGCGTACGTGGCCTTCGGCGGCGAACTTCGTGCTGATGGACATCGGCCCGCGCCATAAGGAGCTTTGCGCGCGGATGCGCGAACGGGGTGTGCTGCTGCGCGATCGCTCGGCTGACCCAGGATGCGAAGGCTATGTTCGCATCACGGTGGGCGTGGAAGAGCATGTGACGCGAGGCATCGAGGCGCTGCGCGATGTGCTGAAAGAGATGCAGTGGACGCCTGAGGAGTCGCGGCGTCCGGCGACGACATCCAGCGAGGAGCGGGAGTTCGAATGATGCCGCGACGCAGCAAAGCTCTCGTGATTGCACCGTTGATTCCGCTGCTCGGGATTGTCGGATTTCTCGGTGTCAGCGAGTTGCAACACACGCGCTATCTTGCGCCGTTTGTCGTTGTGTGGTGCATGCTGTTCGCCGCTCTTTTCATCTACATTGCAAACCGGACGCTGGCAGCGCGGCGCGTTCGCGGGAGGTAGAGATTATGTCATTGGAGCAGAGACGCAAAAACGTTGTTGTTCTCGCCGCGTCGGTTGCCTGCATGGCGGCTCCGTGCACGGTGTTCGCGCGCCGCTTTCCGCATTTCGTGTGGGTGTGGATTGGGTTGATGTTGGTCACGCTTGTTTACGCGGGCGTTGAATTCAGAAAACTGAAGAAGGAAGAGAATGAGTGACATCGTCCAGGAGATAGGCGTTTCGCCGCAGCCCGCCGGCGCGGCGCGTGTGGCGACGATCGAACGCAACACGCTGGAGACGAAGATTTCGCTTCGCTTGAACGTCGACGGCACGGGACAGTACAACGTGTCGACGGGCATCCGTTTTTTCGACCACATGCTGGAAAGCTTTGCGCGTCACGGCGGGTTTGATCTGGAGCTGAAATGTGCCGGCGATCTTGATGTGGATCAGCACCACACCGTGGAGGATGTGGGCATCGCGCTGGGCGAGGCGTTTGCGGAGGCACTCGGCGACAAGCGCGGCATTCTCCGCGCCGGATATTTTGTGATGGCGATGGATGAGACGCTTGCGGTGTGCGCGGTTGATCTGTCGGGGCGTGTGGCGTGCGTTGTCGAGACCCAAGTCAATGTGCCGGTGGTTGGCGATCTGCAGAGTGAGCTGGTCACGGACTTCTTCGATGGCTTCGCGCGCGGATCGAAGGCGAACGTGCATGTGAAGACGATGTACGGGCGCTCGAATCATCACAAGATTGAGGCGATCTTCAAAGCGTTTGCGCGGGCGATGCGTGGCGCGTGCTCGCGCGATGAGCGCATGCGTGATCTGCTGCCGAGCACGAAGGGTCTGCTATGAGCATCGAGCTCTCGAAAGCGGCGCGGGCGGATGCGATTGCGTCGATTCAGCAGTACTTTGAGCGCAATATGCCGGAGCCGATTGGAGAGCTGCCGGCGGGTCTTCTGCTGAACTTTTTCGTCGAGGAGATTGGGCCGGCGATCTACAACAAGGCGATTGCAGATGCGCAGGCAAGGCTGACGATGCGTGTAAGTGATCTGTCCGGCGAGTTGTATGAGGATGAGTTTCAGTACTGGCCGCGAGTGGAAGCGAAGCGAGCGCGCCGATGATTGCGGTGATTGATTACAAAGCGGGGAATCTTACGAGCGTCGTGAAGGCGCTGCGGTATCTGGGCGCGAGCGACATAGTTGTCACGCAGTCGCCGGAAGATGTAATGCGCGCGGAAAAGGTCGTGCTGCCTGGGGTGGGGCACTTTCAGGCGACGCAGTTGCTTCATGATCTGCACCTCACGCAGGCTACGCGCATTGCCATCATGAATGGCGTGCCGTTCCTCGGAATTTGCGTCGGCCTGCAGTGGCTGTATGAGGGGTCGACGGAGGCGGAGGCGACGGAAGGTCTTTGCCAATTCACTTCGAAGTGCGAGCGGTTTCCGGCGGAGTTTGAAGGGTCGGAATTGAAGTCGCCGCATGTGGGGTGGAATTCGCTGGAGGAGATTCGGCCGGATTCGCGGCTGCTCGCGGGGATTGCGCCGGGGAGTTTTGTTTACTACACGCACTCATGGCGCGCGCCGGTGTCGGCGGACACGGCGGCGACGACGAGCTATGGTGGGCCGTTTACGGCGGCGGTGGAACGCGGGAATGTGATGGGCGTGCAGTTTCATCCCGAGAAGTCGGCTGAGACGGGATTGCGCGTGTTGAAGAATTTTCTGGAGCTGTAGGTGCTGACGAAACGAATCATCGCTTGTTTGGATGTGCGCGCGGGACGCGTCGTGAAGGGCATTCAGTTTGTAGACATCGTTGATGCGGGCGATCCGGCGGAGCTGGCGCATCGGCATGCGGCCGCGGGCGCGGATGAGATTGTGCTGCTCGATATTACGGCGACGCATGAGGGGCGCGGCACGCTGCTCGACACAGTGAAGCGCACGGCAGCGAATCTGTTTGTGCCGTTCACGGTGGGCGGAGGGATCCGGTCGGCGGAAGAGGCTGCGGCGGTGTTTGATGCGGGCGCGGACAAGGTGAGCATCAACTCGGCGGCGATTGCAAGGCCGGAGCTGATTGGAGAGATTGGGTCGAGTTTTGGCGCGCAGGCGGTGATTGTCGCGATCGATGCACGGCGAGCGAAGGGCACGGTGGACCCGGTTGGTGAGGCCGAAGTTTATGTCTCGGGTGGGCGCAAACCGACGGGACGGCGGGTGGTAGAGTGGGCCCGCGAGGCGGAACAGCGCGGTGCGGGCGAGATTCTATTGACGTCAATGGATTGCGATGGAACCCGCGACGGCTTTGATTGCGAGCTGACGCGGCGGGTGTCGCAGGCGGTGCAGATTCCGGTGATCGCGTCTGGCGGTGCGGGGAATGCGCAGCACTTTGCGGAAGTGTTCAAGGCTGGCAAGGCAGACGCGGCGCTGGCGGCGAGTATCTTCCACTTCGGAATCACCGACTCGCGCGCGCTGAAGGCAGAGGTTGCGCGAGCAGGAGTGCCGATGCGGTTACCCTGCTAGATTTTGCACAGCTGTCGCGGCATCCAATCATGTGGAGCGGACCGTATGGCAACACGAAAGAAGCCCTGTAGCGAAGGAAATGACACGGTACAGCCCGGCCTTCCGGCAGCGTACTACCAGGTGCACGCGCTGCTGGAGACTGTGCGCACGTTGGCGTGCTGCGAGGACGATCTTTGCGCGCTACTCGCTGAGATTCGGCGTAGCGGCAAGGTCGGCGCTGGAGCGCGTCGCGAGCTGCTCAAGGTGCTGCACAGCATGCCGGTAATGAATCTTCACGCCGAGATGGACGCCTGCATGGACGCGCTGGAGGAGGTCGCAGCCTGAGAGAATAGCCTCATGCTGATTCCTTCAATTGATCTTATGGGCGGCAAGATCGTCCAGCTTGTCCAAGGCGAAAAGCTCAAGCTCAGCTTCGACGATTTTGATTACTGGATTGAGCGGTTCTCGAAGTATCCGCTGGTGCAGCTCATCGATCTTGACGCGGCCATGAGGCAGGGCGATAACCGCGACTTGATCACGATGATCTGCAAGCGCATTCCGTGCCAGGTCGGCGGGGGTATTCGCACGGCTGCGGACGGCAAGCGGTTGCTGGATGCGGGAGCGAAGCGGGTCATCTATGGGTCGTCACTGTTTGGTGAGGAACCCGCCCGCGACGCGAATGCGCTGGAGTTCGCGGATGGCGCCGAGGAGTTTGCGCTGATTACGCCGCGCAAGCACCGGCTGATCCGGCTGGAGTTTGCAGCGGACCTGAAGAAGCAACTTGGCGAGGATGCGCTGTGCTTCTCTGTCGACACAAAGGATGGCCGTGTAGCAGTGCGCGGGTGGAAAGATTCCGTGGACCTGACGCCGGAGGAGGCGATTACGTGGCTCGAGGATTATTGCGGCGCTTTCCTCTACACGCACGTGGACACGGAGGGCACGATGCAGGGATTCCCGATGCACGTTGCAGCGACGCTGCGCTCGACGACGGCGAAGCAATTGATCGTCGCGGGCGGCATCAAGGAGCGTAAAGAGATTGACGAGCTCGACGCAATGGGCGTCGATGCTGTCGCGGGAATGGCCGTGTATTCGGGCGCGATCGAGGCGTAGCTACTCGATGTTGCCGGCGTTGTCGCTGTCGTTCGGGACAGCGTAGTAGCCTTTGCGGGCCTGGACTTTGAAGCCCTTGCCGCAGTCGAGCTCGATCTTGCGGTAGGTGCCGTCCGCGTTCTTGTTTGTCGGCGTGTAGCTCAGCAGGTATTGCGTGCGGAGCTCGTCTTGGATCTGGTCGAAGGCGTCCTCGAGCTTGCGTCCGTTGTTGCCGACGTTGATAACGCGGCCGCCGGTCGCTTCAGCGAGCGCGCCCATCGCGCTGGAGCCCATATACATCTCGCC
The genomic region above belongs to Acidobacteriaceae bacterium and contains:
- a CDS encoding thioredoxin family protein translates to MSRTESTMVQLGTIAPAFELTNVLTGRAMSRDDVFALSWDDNLSDAANIAVTGGPAKKHGLLVMFLSVHCPFVKHVEQELANIARDYASTIAICGIMSNDVATYPDDSPDNMRAQATRLGWRFPYLYDETQEVARSYNAACTPDFFLFNGAMELVYRGQLDDSRPRRSDGFGNDTPVTGRDLRAALDAVIAGKRPDPSKQRASIGCNIKWREG
- a CDS encoding carbonic anhydrase yields the protein MDPVLEQLKNGVRHFRAETFPAFADAANEPQRPHTLFITCADSRIDPNALTATGPGEVFVTRNIGNMIPAYGEMLGGVSAVIEFAVAGLGVRHVVICGHTDCGAMKALLDPSSTAKMPSVRNWLKNAQTALAVSNTLHEHEIEDHAERPLIDILTEQNVLLQIQHLRTHPSVATALTLGNLTISGWIYDVTTGNVRIAENNALTFTPVE
- the hisI gene encoding phosphoribosyl-AMP cyclohydrolase, which gives rise to MTSTAAQPTLDFAKAGGLIAGIVQDAKTGEVLMLGFLNELSYQKTLESGFVTFWSRTRSKLWMKGETSGNRLRVVSASTDCDNDALLFRVEVEGDGLVCHEGTVSCFTKPISVEEK
- the hisC gene encoding histidinol-phosphate transaminase; amino-acid sequence: MNKTTTLVSEPENATATVPQPRARVLAMPEYHPPLAGRSALRLDFNENTFAPSPRVFAKLQQLTAEGLTVYPEREPVERIVAQHLGVASNQVILTNGVDEAIHLMACAFLDEGDEALICTPTFFMYDVSVGMMTSGLKKVQTDDSLEFPFQRFLAAITPRTKLIIVASPNNPTGATVSREHLLAIAAAAPQAVVMVDEAYFHFFGDTVLPDIAHLPNLVVARTFSKAYGLASLRVGALFANERLIGFLRKVSSPYNVNGVALAVLPEALADADYLNWYITQVHQGRERVFATLRELGVRTWPSAANFVLMDIGPRHKELCARMRERGVLLRDRSADPGCEGYVRITVGVEEHVTRGIEALRDVLKEMQWTPEESRRPATTSSEEREFE
- the hisG gene encoding ATP phosphoribosyltransferase yields the protein MASNKLKLGIPKGSLQDATIALFGRAGWNIYASGRSYFPSIDDAEIECMLVRAQEMARYVEHGALDAGLTGNDWVLENQSDVERVSSLTYSKASRTAVRWVLAVPEDSPYNKPEDLAGKTIATELVEFTKRYFAAKNIPVNVEFSWGATEVKPPTLADAIVEVTETGSSLRANRLRIIETLMESETQLIANKKAWADSWKRSKIETLALMLNGAMAAQNQVGLMLNVEKKNLDEVLNVLPALNSPTVSHLRDENWVAVNTILEQSVVRDVIPRLKAAGATGIVEYPLSKVVL
- a CDS encoding S53 family peptidase, yielding MRPTFFGPFRRFGVLSLAAAALAVPCSAQSGSGAASRALNALRATPERRVAANPDLTTRVQLGGHLPLWVRAENAAAATVPVSAPLQVTVVLKRDAATQAAFETLLAEQQTPGSALYHQWLTPAQVGSMFGVAPADLQAVESWLQQEGLTVTRVEPNGVLLDVTGSVTAVSNAFRTNFAEYRVGAETRLSATSEPSVPAALQAVIAGVHGMSQSSLHPQSIATAVQGKLTAQVAGGGLTAKPMLTATNGQHFLTPNDFATIYDVSSVYSGGNTGATVAGKAQHVAIIGRSRVAATDISQFESLTGLPTAQPNVIIPTGGIDPGTTNGGDQDEATLDVDRVMGTAPGAGVDLVVSADSNTVSGIYTAAAYEVNTLVDPVMSISFGDCEADAGQQGVSVWNTLFSAAAAEGISVMVSSGDSGAAGCDGNSSKLPVTQTASINYICSSSYATCVGGTEFADTSDASNYWSAQNGSGESSAVSYIPEGAWNEPTQAGSTNQLTYVAAATGGGASAYIAKPSWQTGAGVPADGMRDVPDVALSSATHDGYLACLAYAGGDCSKNEFEVFGGTSAAAPGMAGIVALMNSATGVAAGNVNPLLYRLAASTPSAFHDVTETTAGVSGCTVSIPSMCNNSTPSSAGLTGGLAGFEVGAGFDESTGWGSVDAAKLIAASMPTGGSAAGTSSSSGSFSMGSTPTSVSVTAGATSGNTLTVFATAANGFTGVVQMSCSIAAQGTATLLPSCVVSPATVTLSTAAPSGSAVVTISSQAASATSSTCGGTGGSPTTAVKLGGLAFAGLCVLLLPASKRRDVRGLLMVVAAAAGMSVMTGCGGGAAAAVGTSPSCAAQGTSGTTAGSYVVTVTGKSGSTTASTTFALTVH
- the hisD gene encoding histidinol dehydrogenase; translation: MKILKTFGENAKATEAAIRQLEARGATNTAKVDATVREILAAVRERGDAALREYATRFDSLPEGQPLLVSKQEMQRAWEATSEELRAALRLAQANIRTFAERQLPHAWSFRPTEGMEVGQIVRPLGSVGCYVPGGRYPLPSTLLMTVTPAQVAGVERIVVCSPKPAQETLAAAYLCGITEFYRVGGAQAIAALAYGTDTIAPVDKIVGPGNLYVTAAKAIVSAETGIDMPAGPTEIVVTSEAGDANGIAADLVAQAEHDPEALAIFITSRPEFAEEVVLEAKRLAEDNPIAHQSLGANAVAFITANPEEAHALTNRLAPEHLTIDTGADLRWVKNAGSVFVGHHTPQSMGDYVSGPNHVLPTGRNGRIRGGLSVLDFVKVITVQQYTREALREIGPHTIALAEAEGLKAHAESVRVRMR